The Ignavibacteriales bacterium DNA segment ATTGATTCTGCAGCAGCGAAATTAAAAATGGATACTGTTCTTGCCAAGCTAAGTTCAGGCGAAAGTTTTGAAGAGGTAGCAAAACAATATTCAATGGACCCAGGCTCAAAGGATAAAGGCGGCGATCTTGGATTTTTCGAACGTCGTATGATGGTAAAAGAATTTGATGAAGTTGCATTTAATCTTGAAATTGGTCAAGTGTCCAATGTTGTTAAAACAAATTTTGGTTATCATATTATTAAGTGTACAGACAAACAACCCATCCCTCCATTCGAATCAGAAAAAGAAAATTTGAAAAAAGTTTATCGTCAGGGAAGATTCAATGACGATAATAATATTTTAGTTGACTCATTAAAGGCGAAATATAATTTTCAGCAGAATCAACAAACAGTCGATTTTTTACTAGCCAATAGTGATGGTTTCCATTTTGGTGAAGAACATCCGAAGAAAGATGAGATCGGTGCGATGACATTGTTCACTGCAGCAGGCAAAAACTTTAATGCATTGGACGTTCTGCAGAGAATAGGACAGGATAAAGAATTCGCTTCCAAAGAATTAAAATCAGAAGCATTTGAACCCGCTCTTAAAAAAATCTCCGGCGAAATGCTTTTTGGAAGAAGACGCAATGAATCTTGATAAACGCGATCCACAGTTTGCTTCTCTTATGAAAGATTATCGAGATGGAATTTATATTTTCAAACTTCAAGAGGAAGAAGTATGGAATAAACTTTCCGTTGATAGTACAAAACTTTATAACTATTGGGAAGAGAATAAATCAAATTATGTTATGCCTGATAAAATAAGTTTCAGTGAAATTTATTCTGCAAAAGATTCTTTGATTAATCATTACTATTCATTGCTTCAGTCGGGTGAAAATTTTGATTCATTAGCATTCAAATACACCGAACGACCAGGATTTAAAACTAAAGCAGGAAATTATGGACTGGTTGATGTGACTTCTTCCGTCCTTTCACGCGAAGCTGACAAGCTCAAAACCACTGGCGAATATTCAACCCCGTTTAAGAATGGTGCGGGTTATTCTATCTTCAAATTAAATTCGAAAGAAGCATCAAGATTAAAAACTTTTGAAGAAGCCAAACCAGAAGTTTCAGGCACCGTGCAGGAAATGGAAAGCAAGCGGTTGGAGAACGATTATATCAGTGGACTAAAGAATACTTACAACCCGCAATATTTTTATGAAGAGCTTCAAAAAGCTTTTAAACAAGAATAATATAGTTATTGGTTTTCTCACCGCAGTTATTTTCGTAAGCTGCGGTGAGGAAAAACCGAAAGATGGATATCTTGCAAGAGTAAACGATACCTATCTTTCCGCAGAGGAATTTGAAAATCTCTCAAAATTATCTTCTTTAAAAGGCAAATTCCGTGAAGAAATTATCAGGCAGTGGATAGAAAAAGAGCTGCTGTACCAGGAAGCAAAATCTGATGGTATCACGGACGAAGTCGAATACAAAAGGATAATAGAAAATTCCCGCAAAGAACTTGCAGCTTCATTTCTATTAAAAAAAATTATTGATGATGCTTCATTCAATTTTGAAACTGAAGATATTAAGAAATTCTATGAAAATAATAATCAGCTTTTTATATCACGGCAAAAACTTTTTTAATAAACAAAGTTGAATTTGAAGATGAAGATCAGGCAATACAATTTAGAACAACTGCTGTTGAGAGTGATTGGTACAAAGCAGTAAATGCATTCAGCGGCGATTCTGTTTTTCTTTCTTCTGTGATCAATTCGCTGTTCACAGAAAATGATTTCTTTTCTGCCCGATCTTTCAGATTAGTTAATGGTTTGTCAGCGAATGAAATTAGTATTGTTTTTGAAAATGAAAACCATCATTATGAAGTACTCCAATTGCTTCAGAGTTATGAGACAGGTGAACTAATGCCGTTCGAAGCTGCACGAAATATTGTCGAAGCGGAATATCTTGCGGTTAAAAGAGAAGAAATTATTGATGCTTATTTAAAAGATCTTTACTCAAATAATGAAATTGAAATTATATACGGAAAGTAAATGAAAAAAATTCTGTGTTTGGCGCTAATAGGGTTACTAAATTTTTCGGCAATGGCTCAACAGGTACTCGATAAAGTTGCAGCTATTGTAGATAATGAAATTATTTCACAAGGTGAACTCGACTTTCAAACAGCATTATTTGCATCTCAAAGGAAGGTTGATATTAATACCCCAGGGCTTAAAGAAAAAATTCTGAACTCAATGATCGAAGACAAACTTGTATATGCCCAAGCTAAACTTGATTCAATTGAAGTAACCGATGATGAAGTTAATCAGCGTATTGATTATCAAATCAATTCTTTTATCCAGCAATACGGCTCGAAAGAAAAAGTCGAGCAGGTTTATGGAATGACAGTAGAAAAAATTAAGCGCGAATTAAAAGATGATGTCAGAAAAAACCTGATGGTGCAAATGCTTCAACAAAAGAAATTTGGGAATACCGAAGCATCCCGCAGGGAGGTGGAAGAGTTTTACAGCCTCTATAAAGATAGCCTTGGTGTGATTCCTGAAAAATTGAAAATCTCTCACATCTATATAAATCCGAAAGCTTCGGACGATTCAAAGAAAAAATATTATCAACTTGCTCAGTCGCTTTTAGATTCAATTAAAAATGGTGCTGACTTTGGAACTCTTGCTATTAAGTATTCCGAGGACCCCGGCAGTGCTGCTTCCGGCGGCGATCTCGGATTTGTTAAAAAAGGTGTTTTCTATGCTGAGTTTGAATCAGCCGCTTTCGATTTACAGCCCAGAGAATTGTCAGCAGTAGTTGAGTCGCCTGTTGGATTCCATATCATACAGCTTCTTGAAAGACGCGGCGAATCAATTCACACCCGCCATATACTAATTAAAATAAAAGCAGACGATCAAGCTGATCTAAGAGCAATCCAATTATTAACTGATGTTCGCGACAGCATTATGCAGGATGTGAGTAAGTTCAAATCTTTCGCTGTCAAATATAGTCAGGATAAAGAAACCGCTCCATTTGGCGGTGATCTTGGAACTTACTACATCAATCAGCTTGATAAAAACCTTTTGGATGTTGTTTCTAAAATGAAGCAGGGGGAAGTAAGTTTTCCGAGACGAATTGAATACTCTGCCGGAAATTACGGCTACCACATTGTTTATCTTGAAGAAAAAATTCCACAGCATCCAGCCGATCTTGAAATTGATTATGCCGAGTTGAAAAAACTTGCCGATGAACAGAAAAAGCAAAAAAAATATGAAAGCTGGATGGCAGAATTAAAATCTCAAATCTTTTGGGAAGTAAAAAATTAAGTTTCCGAAAAATTATTAAAAAAATCTCTAAAGAATTCTATCGTTGTCATCCTGAGCCTGTCGAAGGATGGCTTTCTCTTGAAAACATAATAATTAAAAAAAAGGTTGATGATTGAAAGACTCAGATTCACAAGTTGATGACATAAAATTAGTCGAAGAACTTAAAACAAAAGTATCTTCAATAAAA contains these protein-coding regions:
- a CDS encoding peptidylprolyl isomerase — encoded protein: MKKILCLALIGLLNFSAMAQQVLDKVAAIVDNEIISQGELDFQTALFASQRKVDINTPGLKEKILNSMIEDKLVYAQAKLDSIEVTDDEVNQRIDYQINSFIQQYGSKEKVEQVYGMTVEKIKRELKDDVRKNLMVQMLQQKKFGNTEASRREVEEFYSLYKDSLGVIPEKLKISHIYINPKASDDSKKKYYQLAQSLLDSIKNGADFGTLAIKYSEDPGSAASGGDLGFVKKGVFYAEFESAAFDLQPRELSAVVESPVGFHIIQLLERRGESIHTRHILIKIKADDQADLRAIQLLTDVRDSIMQDVSKFKSFAVKYSQDKETAPFGGDLGTYYINQLDKNLLDVVSKMKQGEVSFPRRIEYSAGNYGYHIVYLEEKIPQHPADLEIDYAELKKLADEQKKQKKYESWMAELKSQIFWEVKN
- a CDS encoding peptidylprolyl isomerase, which translates into the protein MKLRDASIRGFDNNEILSAELLDYQRKVGSSYILEKQVVEPAVEKLYDRRKEELRVSHLMVRATAGSNIDSLRQVAQIYLDSINNGADYETMVKRHSDDNFSKASGGDIFYVTGGQLPWEFEDAAYNTPKGQIYPALVQTKFGFHIIKVTDRKPRIAKIKASHILISYQDSEGKIDSAAAKLKMDTVLAKLSSGESFEEVAKQYSMDPGSKDKGGDLGFFERRMMVKEFDEVAFNLEIGQVSNVVKTNFGYHIIKCTDKQPIPPFESEKENLKKVYRQGRFNDDNNILVDSLKAKYNFQQNQQTVDFLLANSDGFHFGEEHPKKDEIGAMTLFTAAGKNFNALDVLQRIGQDKEFASKELKSEAFEPALKKISGEMLFGRRRNES
- a CDS encoding peptidyl-prolyl cis-trans isomerase, which gives rise to MNLDKRDPQFASLMKDYRDGIYIFKLQEEEVWNKLSVDSTKLYNYWEENKSNYVMPDKISFSEIYSAKDSLINHYYSLLQSGENFDSLAFKYTERPGFKTKAGNYGLVDVTSSVLSREADKLKTTGEYSTPFKNGAGYSIFKLNSKEASRLKTFEEAKPEVSGTVQEMESKRLENDYISGLKNTYNPQYFYEELQKAFKQE